One window of Papio anubis isolate 15944 chromosome 10, Panubis1.0, whole genome shotgun sequence genomic DNA carries:
- the OTOS gene encoding otospiralin isoform X2 yields the protein MQACMVLGLALCLLLGSLAGAKPVQEEGDPYAELPAMPYWPFSTSDFWNYVQHFQALGAYPQIEDMARTFFAHFPLGSTLGFHVPYQED from the exons TGGGGCTGgccctctgcctcctgctggGGTCTCTCGCAG GGGCCAAGCCTGTGCAGGAGGAAGGAG ACCCTTACGCGGAGCTGCCGGCCATGCCCTACTGGCCTTTCTCCACCTCTGACTTCTGGAACTACGTGCAGCACTTCCAGGCCCTGGGGGCCTACCCCCAGATCGAGGACATGGCCCGCACCTTCTTTGCACACTTCCCCCTGGGGAGCACCCTGGGCTTCCATGTTCCCTATCAGGAGGACTGA